The Triplophysa dalaica isolate WHDGS20190420 chromosome 18, ASM1584641v1, whole genome shotgun sequence genome includes the window CATCGAGAAGGACATCGCTGCATACATCAAGAAGGTAAACGCCGTGTTCCTTGGCTTGTCGGACGTCCAGCTTGAAAACCGGACGTCTCTGTTTGCCAGGGTTATTTTTAGCACAGATGTGCTCGTGAATACTCCAAGTCGGTACTAGAGAtgtaaaagcaaacagttttatTCAAGTCCTCGGCATGTTTAAGAAAAGCATCTGTCGACTCCACCTCCGATACAACTTTTTTCTTGGGTGACATCATTAAGACCTCATTTTGTAAATTCACCGGATCACCAGGGGCCTCGTGTATATGTATGCACAGTCAAGAGTGTTCACAATAACACTTCGCATTcaggattttttaaaataaatattcattctATAGATAATGTATATAATAGGTTCATCctaatttcatttattcaaataattcTCAACGGATAAGATTAAGAGTGCATCATTTTTTCACGCTACAtactaaaatacaaatatgaaataGGATGGCAACACCGTTTCATCTCCTTTTCTTCCGTTGCAGGAATTTGACAAAAAGTACAATCCCACCTGGCATTGCATTGTGGGGAGGAACTTTGGCAGCTACGTGACTCACGAGACGAAGCATTTCATCTACTTCTACCTGGGTCAGGTTGCCATTCTGCTGTTTAAGTCCGGTTAAGCGAGCAAGAGCTTCGTTTCGTCCAACAGAGCATTAAAACAGACTGTATCTACCAGGCTGATCATTCCTGTACTGGGACCTGCCTTCTCTCGGCTGCTTCTTTTGTTCTgattaatgtttataaaatggcCATGTGAGAGGAGAATGACATAAAGaaacttgtatttatttttgttttctatacaCAGTTGGAACGTTTTATGTcacctgagtttttttttattaaagcaagaTCGTTTGGCTGTTTGGGTGGAGTTTGTTGTTTCAGGTGATGTGCGCAAATTCCTTGAAATGGTGAAGCATCTTGTATGAAAGTTAGTGTATAGTTGCATGTTGGACCCCATCCACAACAGGACAAAAACTCAGGGTTTGCTGAAGTAAGTCTCCTGGCACCATTACGTTAAACAGACctatataataaaacagatttttgacaCACCGGTTAGCTGCTGTGGAGTTGTTAGTTGCAGTTTTTGATCGTTAACGTTTGTGTCTGTTCTATTGACACAATAAAGCAGTTTGTATATTCTGAATATTTTCATGACATCATACATATGAATAAATGATCTGAATTGACCTTTATGATGAATGAAACAATTGTTTGTGTGCAGGATTTCTAGACTCAATGTTCCATATACAACATATAATGACATCATACATTCGACCGCCTCCGTCAAATTTCGTGCCGCCAGTCTCTGGCCAAAATGATGTCGGGTGTCTTCCAAAAAA containing:
- the dynll1 gene encoding dynein light chain 1, cytoplasmic — encoded protein: MSDRKAVIKNADMSEEMQQDAVECATQALEKYNIEKDIAAYIKKEFDKKYNPTWHCIVGRNFGSYVTHETKHFIYFYLGQVAILLFKSG